In Bacillus toyonensis BCT-7112, a single window of DNA contains:
- the menB gene encoding 1,4-dihydroxy-2-naphthoyl-CoA synthase: MAIEWVKEGNYEDIIYSTYNGIAKISINRPEVHNAFRPKTVMELINAFAHARDDANVGVIILTGEGGRAFCSGGDQKVRGHGGYVGDDQIPRLNVLDLQRLIRAIPKPVIAMVAGYAIGGGHVLHIVCDLTIAADNAVFGQTGPKVGSFDGGYGAGYLARMVGHKKAREIWYLCRQYSAQEALDMGLVNTVVPLEELEAETVQWAQEILANSPMALRFLKAAFNADTDGLAGIQQLAGDATLLYYTTDEAKEGRDAFKEKRSPDFGQFPRFP; encoded by the coding sequence ATGGCTATTGAATGGGTAAAAGAAGGCAATTACGAAGATATTATTTATTCAACATACAATGGTATCGCAAAGATTTCGATTAACCGCCCTGAAGTACATAACGCATTCCGTCCTAAAACGGTAATGGAGTTAATCAACGCTTTTGCACACGCTCGTGATGATGCAAATGTTGGCGTTATCATTTTAACAGGTGAAGGTGGACGTGCATTCTGTTCTGGCGGCGACCAAAAAGTTCGCGGTCATGGTGGATATGTAGGTGACGACCAAATCCCACGTCTAAACGTATTAGACTTACAACGTCTAATTCGCGCAATTCCTAAACCAGTTATCGCAATGGTAGCAGGTTATGCAATCGGTGGAGGACACGTACTTCATATCGTATGTGACTTAACAATCGCTGCAGACAACGCTGTATTCGGACAAACAGGTCCTAAAGTAGGAAGCTTTGACGGTGGATACGGAGCTGGTTACTTAGCTCGTATGGTAGGCCACAAGAAAGCTCGCGAAATTTGGTACTTATGTCGTCAATATAGTGCACAGGAAGCGCTTGATATGGGCTTAGTAAACACAGTAGTACCATTAGAAGAGCTTGAAGCAGAAACAGTACAATGGGCACAAGAAATTTTAGCAAACAGCCCAATGGCACTTCGTTTCCTAAAAGCTGCATTCAACGCAGACACAGACGGTCTAGCTGGTATTCAACAACTAGCTGGAGATGCAACGTTATTGTACTACACAACTGACGAAGCAAAAGAAGGTCGCGACGCATTCAAAGAAAAACGCAGTCCGGACTTCGGTCAATTCCCTCGTTTCCCGTGA
- the menD gene encoding 2-succinyl-5-enolpyruvyl-6-hydroxy-3-cyclohexene-1-carboxylic-acid synthase, with the protein MNNHIEALSYYLGAFVDELTRLNVCDVVISPGSRSTPIALLMEQHEGMNTYLHVDERSAGFFALGIAKAKKRPVALLCTSGTAAANYYPAVCEAFHSRVPLIVLTADRPHELRDVGAPQAMNQINLYGTFVKQFTEMAIPEASEAMYHYARMTTQRMIASALLTPQGPVHLNFPVREPLIPDFSLESLWDKGRGEYTGVVQQGNAVMPSEYVDSLVRRLSHMEKGLIICGDDSHSEIAAFAAQLAEKTGYPILADPLSNIRSGNHDKTMVIDCYDTFLRNELLKETWKPEVMIRFGGMPVSKALTQFIKKQTKAVHIVVDESGQWRDPALVATEVVQANDIAFCSALIEKMPAMKKNDWFGMWQHINEITKETLREMETYETAFEGKVITDIVRVLPDGATLFASNSMPIRDTDSFFFTSNKNIQVMANRGVNGIDGIISTALGASIICDPLVLVIGDLSFYHDLNGLLAAKLHELNITIVVVNNDGGGIFSFLPQYEKKEHFESLFGTPIGLDYEHVVKMYGGSFSRVNGWEQFREEVQKGTRAEGLHVVEICTNRDENLTLHRTLWAKTMDVITTSLQGESR; encoded by the coding sequence ATGAACAATCATATAGAAGCATTATCATATTATTTAGGCGCGTTCGTGGATGAACTGACGCGTCTAAATGTATGTGATGTTGTCATTAGTCCAGGCTCACGGTCAACGCCGATTGCTTTACTAATGGAACAACATGAAGGAATGAACACATATTTACACGTAGATGAAAGATCAGCAGGATTTTTTGCGCTTGGTATCGCAAAAGCAAAAAAACGTCCTGTTGCATTATTATGTACGTCAGGAACGGCAGCGGCGAACTATTACCCAGCTGTATGTGAAGCTTTTCATTCACGAGTGCCGCTTATCGTCTTAACGGCAGATAGACCGCATGAATTAAGAGATGTCGGTGCGCCACAAGCGATGAATCAAATTAATTTATACGGTACGTTTGTGAAGCAATTTACAGAGATGGCAATTCCAGAAGCGAGTGAGGCGATGTATCATTATGCTCGCATGACGACGCAGCGCATGATAGCAAGCGCACTTTTAACGCCGCAAGGACCTGTTCATCTTAATTTTCCAGTGCGTGAACCGCTTATCCCGGACTTTTCATTAGAAAGTTTATGGGATAAAGGACGCGGGGAATATACAGGAGTAGTTCAGCAAGGGAACGCGGTGATGCCGAGTGAATATGTAGATTCTCTTGTAAGGCGCCTTTCACATATGGAAAAGGGGCTTATTATTTGTGGAGATGATAGTCATTCAGAAATCGCAGCGTTTGCAGCACAATTAGCTGAAAAAACAGGATATCCAATATTAGCGGATCCACTTTCTAACATTCGTAGCGGAAATCACGATAAAACGATGGTAATCGACTGTTACGATACATTTTTACGAAATGAGTTGTTAAAAGAAACGTGGAAGCCAGAAGTTATGATTCGCTTTGGTGGTATGCCTGTTTCGAAAGCATTAACGCAGTTTATTAAAAAACAGACGAAAGCCGTTCATATCGTTGTCGATGAATCCGGACAATGGAGAGATCCAGCTCTTGTTGCGACAGAAGTTGTACAGGCAAATGATATTGCATTTTGTAGTGCATTAATAGAAAAAATGCCAGCTATGAAAAAGAATGATTGGTTCGGAATGTGGCAACATATAAACGAAATAACGAAGGAAACGCTTCGTGAAATGGAAACATATGAAACGGCATTTGAAGGAAAGGTTATTACGGATATTGTACGCGTATTACCAGATGGGGCAACGTTATTTGCGAGTAATAGTATGCCAATTCGTGATACAGATTCATTCTTCTTCACATCAAATAAAAACATTCAGGTGATGGCAAATCGCGGTGTAAATGGTATCGATGGAATCATTTCAACAGCTTTAGGCGCGAGCATTATTTGCGATCCGCTCGTATTAGTGATTGGTGATTTATCATTTTATCACGATTTAAATGGACTGTTAGCAGCGAAATTACATGAATTAAACATAACAATTGTCGTTGTAAATAATGATGGCGGGGGTATTTTCTCATTCTTACCACAGTATGAGAAAAAGGAACATTTTGAATCATTATTTGGAACACCGATTGGGCTTGATTATGAACACGTTGTTAAAATGTACGGTGGTTCATTTAGCCGTGTAAATGGTTGGGAGCAATTCCGAGAAGAGGTACAAAAGGGAACAAGGGCGGAAGGTTTACACGTTGTGGAAATTTGTACGAATCGTGATGAGAACTTAACATTGCACCGTACATTATGGGCAAAAACGATGGACGTAATTACTACATCTTTACAAGGTGAATCACGATGA
- the menH gene encoding 2-succinyl-6-hydroxy-2,4-cyclohexadiene-1-carboxylate synthase, whose amino-acid sequence MKVTLQGVSYEYEVVGSGEPLLLLHGFTGSMETWRSFVPSWSEKFQVILVDIVGHGKTESPEAVPHYDIQNAALQMKELLDYLHIEKAHILGYSMGGRLAITMACLYPEYVRSLLLENCTAGLESEEARKERREKDERLAHKIEREGTRSFISMWENIPLFETQKRLAEKVQEAVRKERLANNPKGLANSLRGMGTGAQPSWWNELQNLKMPVLLVNGEHDEKFFRILKNIEKCVSDAKFVKIDGAGHAIHVEQPEKFDTIVKGFLKTMQ is encoded by the coding sequence ATGAAAGTAACGCTGCAAGGTGTATCGTATGAATATGAAGTAGTCGGAAGCGGTGAACCACTTCTACTTCTTCATGGTTTTACGGGAAGCATGGAAACGTGGCGTTCTTTCGTTCCTTCTTGGAGCGAGAAATTTCAAGTCATTTTAGTAGACATTGTTGGGCACGGAAAAACGGAAAGTCCTGAAGCTGTGCCGCATTATGATATTCAAAATGCGGCATTACAAATGAAAGAGCTGCTAGATTACCTTCATATTGAAAAAGCGCACATACTCGGCTATTCAATGGGCGGTAGGCTGGCGATTACGATGGCATGCCTATATCCAGAATATGTACGTTCTCTTTTATTAGAAAATTGTACAGCTGGGCTTGAAAGTGAAGAGGCTAGAAAAGAACGTCGTGAAAAAGATGAGCGACTTGCTCATAAAATTGAGCGAGAAGGCACCCGAAGCTTTATATCGATGTGGGAAAATATTCCGCTGTTCGAAACGCAAAAACGTTTAGCAGAAAAGGTACAAGAAGCAGTGCGAAAAGAACGACTTGCTAACAATCCAAAAGGACTTGCAAATAGCTTGCGAGGCATGGGAACAGGGGCTCAGCCTTCATGGTGGAATGAGCTACAAAACTTAAAAATGCCTGTTCTTTTAGTGAACGGTGAGCATGATGAAAAGTTCTTTCGCATATTAAAAAATATCGAAAAATGCGTCTCTGACGCGAAATTTGTCAAAATTGATGGTGCTGGCCATGCAATTCATGTGGAACAACCGGAAAAGTTTGATACAATAGTAAAGGGATTTCTAAAAACTATGCAGTGA
- a CDS encoding TIGR00266 family protein, translating to MKAHEIEYKLYGDDMQFVEIELDPEESVIAEAGAMMMMEDYIEMETIFGDGSGPSNGLFGKLMGAGKRLVTGESMFMTVFTNTGHGKRHVSFAAPYPGKIVPVDLTEYQGKIVCQKDAFLCAAKGVSIGIEFTKKIGTGFFGGEGFIMQKLEGDGLAFMHAGGTVYKRELKPGEKLRIDTGCLVAMTKDVNYDIEFVGKVKTALFGGEGLFFATLEGPGTVWIQSLTLSRLAARLTSPAAQSTGEGSVLGGLGRLLDGKE from the coding sequence ATGAAGGCACATGAAATCGAATATAAGTTATACGGTGACGATATGCAGTTCGTTGAAATTGAATTAGATCCAGAAGAGAGTGTTATCGCAGAAGCTGGGGCAATGATGATGATGGAAGACTACATCGAAATGGAGACAATTTTCGGTGATGGTTCTGGACCATCTAACGGTCTATTCGGAAAATTAATGGGGGCTGGTAAGCGTCTTGTTACAGGTGAAAGCATGTTTATGACTGTATTTACAAATACAGGTCACGGCAAACGCCACGTCTCATTTGCTGCTCCTTATCCTGGTAAAATTGTTCCTGTTGATTTAACAGAATATCAAGGGAAAATAGTTTGCCAAAAAGATGCGTTTCTTTGTGCTGCAAAAGGTGTTTCTATCGGAATTGAGTTTACTAAAAAAATAGGAACTGGTTTCTTTGGTGGTGAAGGTTTCATCATGCAGAAACTTGAAGGTGATGGTCTAGCTTTCATGCATGCAGGCGGAACTGTATATAAGCGCGAATTAAAACCCGGTGAGAAACTTCGCATTGATACAGGTTGTCTCGTTGCCATGACAAAAGACGTTAACTATGATATTGAATTTGTAGGAAAAGTAAAAACAGCTCTATTTGGCGGTGAAGGTTTATTCTTCGCAACGCTAGAAGGTCCTGGAACGGTTTGGATTCAGTCCTTAACACTTAGCCGCTTAGCAGCACGCCTTACGAGTCCAGCAGCTCAAAGCACCGGTGAAGGCAGTGTTTTAGGTGGACTTGGTCGTTTATTAGATGGAAAAGAGTAA
- the cspD gene encoding cold-shock protein CspD yields MQTGKVKWFNGEKGFGFIEVEGGEDVFVHFSAIQGEGFKTLEEGQEVSFEIVEGNRGPQAANVTKN; encoded by the coding sequence ATGCAAACAGGTAAAGTTAAATGGTTTAACGGCGAAAAAGGTTTTGGCTTCATCGAAGTTGAAGGCGGAGAAGACGTATTCGTACATTTCTCAGCTATCCAAGGCGAAGGCTTCAAAACTTTAGAAGAAGGTCAAGAAGTTTCTTTCGAAATCGTTGAAGGAAACCGCGGACCACAAGCAGCTAACGTTACAAAAAACTAA
- a CDS encoding lipase family protein → MRTPLSFDKDTAILLASCCELTYEQYKQNGIFEIPDGFQYVQGFQGKTIQMTEWFGFILESEDTIIVAFRGTQTDTDWIIDSLVNQKPYPYALNSGNVHNGFLSIYESCRDSIMDMLVSLPAHKKLLATGHSLGGALATLHILDARINTAFAQYGLYTFASPKVGDIAFRNYYKLQVASSFRFVNLFDVVPLLPPRNINFNDRDWEYAHVHHNMTFTKNTKSITNNHSMTTYKTCLTSHF, encoded by the coding sequence ATGCGTACTCCTTTATCCTTTGATAAAGACACTGCCATATTGTTAGCTTCTTGTTGTGAGTTAACGTATGAACAATATAAACAAAATGGGATTTTTGAAATACCAGATGGTTTTCAATATGTACAAGGTTTTCAAGGAAAAACCATTCAAATGACAGAATGGTTTGGATTCATATTAGAATCTGAGGATACAATTATTGTAGCTTTTCGGGGCACACAAACAGATACAGACTGGATTATCGATTCACTCGTCAACCAAAAGCCATACCCATATGCTTTAAACAGCGGAAATGTCCATAACGGCTTTCTTTCTATTTATGAATCTTGCCGAGATTCTATTATGGATATGCTCGTATCATTGCCAGCCCATAAAAAACTACTAGCTACCGGACATAGTTTAGGTGGTGCGCTTGCTACATTACACATATTAGATGCACGTATCAATACTGCCTTCGCACAGTATGGCCTTTATACATTCGCTTCTCCAAAAGTAGGAGATATCGCTTTTCGAAATTATTATAAACTACAAGTAGCTAGTAGCTTTCGTTTTGTAAATTTATTCGATGTCGTTCCACTTCTCCCTCCGCGAAACATAAATTTTAATGATCGTGATTGGGAATATGCCCACGTTCATCACAATATGACATTTACAAAAAATACAAAATCTATTACGAATAATCATTCCATGACAACATACAAAACATGTCTGACTTCTCATTTTTAA
- a CDS encoding yteA family sporulation protein: MLTPQQVNQFKSVLEKQKQELEQTIQTHENENRASERDSVGELSSYDNHPGDMATELYEREKDFGLIELWHKQLEDTKHALQKIEAGTYGICEVSGVEIPFERLEAMPTATTCIQHATNKLNMETRPVEEEVLAPSFHKHDEDHSVEYDTEDAWQDVANYGTSETPSDLERQDSKNYNGMYVNSEENVGYVEDFENFIGTDMYGKNPQVFATEEHEEYEQMLDDFEERTFKGELSSNESSSKE; the protein is encoded by the coding sequence ATGTTAACTCCACAACAAGTAAATCAATTTAAATCCGTTTTAGAAAAACAAAAACAAGAACTAGAGCAAACAATACAAACTCATGAAAATGAAAATCGTGCCTCTGAACGCGATTCCGTCGGAGAATTGTCTAGCTATGATAACCATCCAGGTGATATGGCTACAGAGCTATATGAACGTGAAAAAGATTTCGGGCTTATTGAGCTTTGGCATAAACAGCTAGAGGATACGAAACATGCCTTGCAAAAAATAGAAGCAGGTACGTACGGTATTTGTGAAGTGTCTGGCGTGGAAATTCCATTTGAAAGATTAGAAGCAATGCCGACTGCTACAACATGCATACAGCACGCGACAAATAAATTAAATATGGAGACCCGTCCAGTTGAAGAAGAAGTATTGGCTCCTTCTTTCCATAAGCACGATGAAGATCATTCTGTTGAGTACGATACAGAAGATGCGTGGCAAGATGTCGCAAATTATGGAACGTCTGAAACACCGTCTGATTTAGAAAGACAAGATTCAAAAAATTATAATGGTATGTATGTAAATAGTGAAGAGAATGTTGGATATGTAGAGGATTTCGAAAACTTTATCGGTACAGATATGTATGGAAAAAACCCACAAGTTTTCGCCACAGAAGAACATGAAGAGTATGAACAAATGCTTGATGACTTTGAAGAGCGTACCTTCAAAGGCGAATTATCTTCAAATGAATCTAGTTCCAAAGAGTAA
- a CDS encoding 1,4-dihydroxy-2-naphthoate polyprenyltransferase: MEMNVETNSSPTAPKPSKQTGWRIWWSLLRPHTLTAAFVPVFIGTAYAMQVGGINQIHLPLFLMMLLACLLIQAATNMFNEYFDYKRGLDHEGSVGIGGAIVRDGIQPKTVLNLAFGFFGIAMLLGVYICMNSSWWLAAIGLVCMAVAYLYTGGPLPIAYTPFGELTAGLFMGVIIIGISFFIQTGTVTSEVILLSIPSSILIGAILLANNIRDLDGDKENGRKTLAILVGRERAVGVLASMFIVSYIWTIALIIVGIVSPWMLIVFLSAPKAFKATKGFIGKSIPMEMVPAMISTAKTNTIFGLLMGIGLLLGYFL; this comes from the coding sequence ATGGAAATGAACGTCGAAACGAATTCCTCTCCTACGGCGCCAAAGCCAAGTAAACAAACAGGCTGGCGCATTTGGTGGAGTTTACTACGCCCCCATACATTAACAGCAGCTTTCGTTCCTGTTTTCATCGGAACAGCATATGCGATGCAGGTCGGAGGTATAAATCAAATACATCTCCCTCTTTTCCTTATGATGCTTCTTGCTTGTCTTCTCATTCAAGCAGCAACAAACATGTTTAATGAATACTTTGATTATAAAAGAGGACTCGATCACGAAGGTTCAGTCGGTATCGGCGGCGCTATCGTTCGCGATGGCATTCAGCCAAAAACAGTGCTTAACTTAGCATTTGGATTTTTTGGCATCGCAATGCTATTAGGCGTTTATATTTGTATGAATTCTAGCTGGTGGCTTGCTGCAATCGGTCTCGTTTGTATGGCCGTTGCTTACCTTTATACAGGCGGCCCACTTCCAATTGCCTATACACCATTTGGAGAGTTAACAGCCGGATTATTTATGGGTGTCATTATTATCGGGATTTCATTCTTTATTCAAACTGGAACTGTAACATCAGAAGTCATTTTACTATCTATTCCAAGCTCCATTTTAATTGGTGCCATTTTACTAGCTAATAACATCCGTGACTTAGATGGCGATAAAGAAAACGGTCGTAAAACGTTAGCAATTCTCGTTGGACGTGAAAGAGCCGTTGGTGTACTTGCTTCTATGTTCATCGTTTCCTACATTTGGACAATTGCTTTAATTATCGTGGGCATCGTATCACCATGGATGCTGATCGTATTTTTAAGTGCACCGAAAGCATTTAAAGCGACGAAAGGTTTTATCGGCAAAAGCATTCCAATGGAAATGGTACCTGCGATGATTTCAACAGCAAAAACAAATACAATCTTCGGTCTCCTCATGGGAATCGGATTATTACTTGGATATTTCCTTTAA
- a CDS encoding o-succinylbenzoate--CoA ligase, translating into METMPNWLKQRAFLTPDRTAIEIEDEKVTFMQLHEKVVSVCERLTHVGVKRGQKVAVLMKNGMEMITVIHALSYVGAVAVLLNTRLSREELLWQMDDAEVVCLVTDQDFETTDVPVYSFAEVMNGSKAEASIQEEFSLEEAMTIIYTSGTTGKPKGVILTYGNHWASAVGSSLNLGLRDDDCWLACMPMFHVGGLSLLMKNIMYGMRILLVPKYDANFIHEALQTRGVTIISVVSKMLTDLLERLGEETYPSSLRCMLLGGGPAPKSLLETCVEKGIPVYQTYGMTETSSQICTLSADYMLTKVGSAGKPLFQCQLRIEKDGVVVPPHAEGEIVVKGPNVTGGYFNREDATRETIQNGWLYTGDLGYLDEEGFLYVLDRRSDLIISGGENIYPAQIEEVLLSHPAVAEGGVVGMADESWGQVPAAFVVKSGEVTEEEILHFCEEKLAKYKVPKKVCFLEELPRNASKKLLRRELRQLVEEM; encoded by the coding sequence ATGGAAACTATGCCAAATTGGTTAAAGCAACGTGCATTTTTAACACCAGATCGCACTGCAATTGAAATAGAGGATGAAAAGGTTACTTTTATGCAGCTGCATGAAAAAGTAGTATCTGTTTGTGAACGTCTCACGCATGTTGGAGTGAAGCGTGGACAAAAGGTGGCTGTTCTGATGAAAAATGGTATGGAGATGATTACAGTTATTCACGCCCTATCTTACGTAGGTGCAGTAGCTGTACTTTTAAATACGCGTCTTTCAAGAGAAGAGCTACTTTGGCAAATGGATGATGCTGAAGTTGTTTGTTTAGTGACGGATCAAGATTTTGAGACTACAGATGTTCCTGTATATTCATTTGCTGAAGTGATGAATGGATCGAAGGCAGAAGCATCTATACAGGAAGAATTCTCTTTAGAAGAAGCGATGACAATTATTTATACGTCTGGGACGACAGGGAAGCCGAAAGGCGTTATTTTAACGTACGGTAATCATTGGGCAAGCGCAGTCGGTTCTTCGCTTAATTTAGGGCTTCGTGATGATGATTGCTGGTTAGCTTGTATGCCGATGTTCCACGTTGGCGGGCTATCTCTGTTAATGAAAAATATTATGTACGGTATGCGCATTTTACTCGTTCCGAAATATGATGCTAATTTTATTCATGAAGCACTTCAAACGAGAGGCGTTACGATTATTTCTGTCGTTTCTAAAATGTTAACAGATCTTTTAGAGCGACTTGGAGAAGAGACATATCCCTCTTCTTTACGATGCATGTTACTAGGCGGAGGGCCAGCGCCGAAATCGTTATTAGAAACGTGTGTAGAAAAAGGAATTCCTGTGTATCAAACGTACGGTATGACAGAAACGTCTTCGCAAATTTGTACGTTATCAGCAGATTACATGTTAACGAAAGTAGGATCAGCTGGAAAACCACTATTCCAATGTCAGCTTCGTATTGAAAAAGACGGCGTAGTAGTGCCTCCACATGCTGAAGGAGAAATTGTTGTAAAAGGACCGAACGTAACAGGTGGCTATTTTAACCGTGAAGATGCGACGCGTGAAACAATTCAAAATGGCTGGCTTTATACTGGTGACCTCGGTTATTTAGATGAAGAAGGATTTTTATACGTATTAGACCGCCGCAGTGATTTAATTATTTCTGGGGGAGAAAATATATATCCAGCTCAAATTGAAGAAGTGTTACTATCTCATCCTGCAGTAGCAGAAGGCGGTGTTGTCGGTATGGCTGACGAAAGTTGGGGACAAGTGCCAGCTGCTTTTGTTGTAAAAAGCGGAGAGGTAACAGAAGAAGAAATTCTTCA
- a CDS encoding GNAT family N-acetyltransferase, whose translation MKGMYEQGDLKTNRLILTKIHGAHAADLFEVYSNAETATYVPREVHKTKEETHRLLENMFTTIRDGKALIWSIMLNDNQKVIGTCGMWLMPHNSASIGAVISPTYWGKGVIVEALEQVIKVGFQELNLNRIEGRCSVKNVASERVMQKLKMVYEGTLRQNVKMNNTYSDSKVYSLLKQEYDCFAK comes from the coding sequence ATGAAGGGTATGTATGAACAAGGAGATTTAAAAACAAATAGATTAATTTTAACGAAGATACATGGTGCACATGCAGCTGATTTATTTGAAGTATATTCTAATGCGGAAACAGCTACATATGTACCGAGGGAAGTACATAAAACGAAAGAGGAAACTCATCGTTTATTAGAAAATATGTTTACAACGATACGAGATGGTAAGGCTCTTATATGGTCTATTATGCTGAATGATAACCAAAAGGTAATTGGAACATGTGGAATGTGGCTTATGCCACATAATAGTGCATCGATTGGAGCTGTAATTAGCCCAACATATTGGGGGAAAGGAGTTATTGTTGAAGCGTTAGAACAAGTTATAAAAGTTGGTTTTCAAGAATTAAATTTGAATCGTATTGAAGGGAGATGTAGTGTGAAAAATGTAGCTTCTGAACGTGTGATGCAAAAATTAAAAATGGTATATGAAGGTACATTGAGGCAAAATGTAAAAATGAATAATACGTACAGTGATTCTAAAGTGTATTCGCTTTTAAAACAGGAATACGATTGCTTCGCAAAGTAA
- a CDS encoding isochorismate synthase has protein sequence MIQTKQKGLQEVLSAAIKRVKNEKTLVSFVKQIDWVDPLLFYAAGKRTSFENRCYFADPAQHVIFAGIGSVFTIANSSHKRFQTARDEWEKVKENAFVQRDEYEFGTGPLLFGGFSFDPEKEKTDLWKEFKDTTFSLPAFLLTVKNEKAWLTMNTFVSETDCAETLYNEMISLEEKILGESKCALEGSKLIVTSKVEVDPKGWMKAIEKVQDEMKQGNVQKVVLARELKVEVNHSIDSALVLEALRIGQPDCYVFSFDYKGACFLGATPERLIRKEDEKFTSMCLAGSIGHGHSIEESKQNGNALLHDEKNLAEHGYVVNMIRGVLNEHCNVVNIPESPGLLTTKNLIHLYTPVEAKGDVSLLTMVEELHPTPALGGTPRLEAMKLIRDVELLDRGLYGAPIGWIDDEGNGEFAVALRCGLLNGEKASLFAGCGIVIDSVPQLEYEETSLKFRPMLGALEELMK, from the coding sequence GTGATTCAAACGAAACAAAAAGGCTTGCAAGAAGTTCTTAGTGCGGCCATTAAGCGTGTAAAGAATGAAAAAACATTAGTTAGTTTTGTCAAACAAATAGACTGGGTGGATCCACTTCTGTTTTATGCAGCAGGAAAAAGGACTTCATTCGAAAATAGATGTTATTTTGCAGACCCAGCTCAGCATGTAATATTTGCAGGAATTGGCTCTGTTTTCACTATAGCAAATTCTTCTCATAAGCGCTTTCAAACTGCTCGTGATGAGTGGGAGAAAGTAAAAGAGAATGCATTTGTGCAAAGAGATGAATATGAATTTGGAACAGGTCCTCTTTTATTTGGTGGGTTTTCATTTGATCCAGAAAAAGAGAAAACAGACCTATGGAAAGAATTTAAAGATACAACATTTTCACTACCCGCATTTTTATTAACTGTAAAAAATGAAAAAGCGTGGTTAACGATGAATACATTTGTTTCAGAAACAGATTGTGCAGAAACTCTTTATAACGAAATGATTTCTTTAGAAGAGAAAATTTTGGGGGAGAGTAAATGTGCGCTAGAAGGATCGAAATTAATTGTTACTTCTAAAGTAGAAGTTGATCCGAAAGGCTGGATGAAAGCAATTGAGAAAGTGCAAGATGAGATGAAGCAGGGTAACGTGCAGAAGGTTGTATTAGCGAGGGAGTTAAAAGTAGAGGTGAATCATTCTATTGATTCTGCTCTTGTTTTAGAAGCGCTTCGCATTGGGCAACCGGATTGTTACGTATTTTCTTTTGATTATAAAGGAGCATGTTTCCTAGGAGCGACGCCAGAGAGATTAATTCGCAAAGAAGATGAGAAGTTTACGTCGATGTGTCTTGCTGGTTCAATCGGTCATGGTCATTCTATAGAAGAAAGTAAACAAAATGGTAATGCGCTTCTTCATGATGAAAAGAATTTAGCTGAACATGGTTATGTAGTGAACATGATTCGCGGTGTATTAAATGAGCATTGCAACGTCGTTAATATTCCGGAAAGTCCGGGTTTATTAACAACAAAAAACTTAATTCATTTATATACGCCTGTAGAAGCAAAAGGTGATGTGAGTCTTTTAACAATGGTAGAAGAATTACATCCAACACCAGCTCTTGGCGGGACACCTCGTTTGGAAGCGATGAAGCTCATTCGTGATGTGGAATTGTTAGACAGAGGATTGTACGGTGCACCGATTGGGTGGATAGATGATGAAGGAAATGGTGAATTTGCGGTTGCGCTTCGCTGCGGATTATTAAATGGCGAGAAAGCATCCTTATTTGCCGGTTGTGGGATTGTAATTGATTCTGTACCGCAACTTGAATATGAAGAAACAAGTTTGAAGTTTAGACCGATGCTTGGTGCTTTGGAGGAATTAATGAAATGA